A single window of Paenibacillus sp. SYP-B4298 DNA harbors:
- a CDS encoding squalene/phytoene synthase family protein codes for MLKKTSRTFFIPIDRLVPGLKEAVASAYLCMRAIDEIEDHEELDDELKIQLLRQIRDLLVVPADLESVKAMLAPYQDRLPEVSVRLHEWAMLCPATVSEVVLRYTAKMSDQMADWVKRGWSIRTVEDLDGYTYSVAGMVGEMLSEIWLWFDGTKTDPVKAVAFGRGLQAVNILRNREEDLKRGVDFYPEGWGNKEMIQYTRRNLALGDAYNEELRGGPALEFCKIPLKLAHATLNLIAAGGNKLTRQAVLKLVNSLS; via the coding sequence ATGCTGAAAAAGACAAGCCGAACATTTTTCATTCCTATCGATCGGCTTGTGCCGGGCTTGAAGGAAGCGGTCGCTTCCGCTTACCTATGTATGAGAGCGATCGATGAGATTGAGGATCATGAAGAGCTTGATGATGAACTCAAAATTCAACTGCTGCGTCAGATCCGTGATCTGCTGGTAGTTCCCGCCGATCTGGAGTCGGTGAAGGCCATGCTGGCCCCTTATCAAGACAGGCTGCCTGAGGTCAGCGTTCGCCTGCATGAATGGGCGATGCTCTGTCCGGCGACAGTCTCCGAGGTTGTATTGCGATATACTGCCAAGATGTCCGATCAGATGGCGGATTGGGTGAAGCGGGGATGGTCGATTCGAACCGTCGAAGACCTCGATGGGTATACGTACAGCGTAGCCGGAATGGTTGGCGAGATGCTGTCGGAGATTTGGCTGTGGTTTGACGGTACGAAGACAGACCCAGTGAAGGCAGTTGCCTTCGGTCGGGGCTTGCAGGCGGTGAACATCCTGCGCAACCGCGAGGAGGATCTGAAGCGCGGGGTGGATTTCTACCCGGAAGGGTGGGGCAATAAGGAGATGATTCAGTATACACGGCGCAATCTAGCACTGGGCGATGCGTATAATGAGGAGCTTCGAGGCGGCCCTGCACTCGAATTTTGCAAAATTCCGCTAAAGCTGGCGCATGCGACGCTCAATCTGATCGCTGCAGGAGGCAATAAGCTGACCCGCCAGGCGGTGCTGAAGCTGGTCAACAGCTTGAGTTAA
- a CDS encoding TetR/AcrR family transcriptional regulator: MQRNRKPDPRIRRTNRFIREALIRLIDEKGYDAITVLDITGRADINRSTFYYHYRDKEELLRQTVEDMLAMAEKELLLPLRIPSHDPEEERTQLLARLMDHVDANNDYYRIMLSHIPQLGRRLSAMIQQLASPCSGGSASSKLPVKSRDDIWVDAIVRWLNEPPPRSSEAMARRLLRLLKAANG; this comes from the coding sequence TTGCAGAGAAACCGAAAGCCCGATCCCCGGATCAGGCGAACTAACAGATTTATCAGAGAAGCCCTCATCCGGCTAATCGATGAAAAGGGGTATGATGCCATTACAGTGCTGGACATTACCGGGCGGGCCGATATTAACCGCTCTACCTTTTACTATCATTACAGAGACAAGGAAGAACTACTGCGGCAGACCGTTGAAGACATGCTGGCGATGGCGGAGAAGGAGCTGCTCTTGCCTCTCCGTATTCCTTCACACGACCCGGAGGAAGAGCGAACGCAACTGCTTGCCCGATTAATGGACCATGTCGATGCGAACAATGACTATTACCGCATCATGCTGTCCCATATTCCACAGCTCGGCAGACGGCTGTCCGCGATGATTCAGCAGCTCGCTTCCCCATGTAGCGGCGGGAGCGCATCTTCCAAGCTGCCTGTTAAGAGCAGAGACGACATCTGGGTAGATGCCATTGTTCGCTGGCTGAACGAGCCGCCTCCACGTTCCTCTGAAGCTATGGCTCGTCGGCTGCTGCGATTGCTCAAGGCCGCCAATGGCTAG
- a CDS encoding sulfatase-like hydrolase/transferase: MINRKKMNSRSMMGYVLPLLGLPFLTLAMTEMTQRSSLSSFAVWLGQYPAQWFSGYLLLLAVMLILLLVVKRIYWAFILLNTASIGVATVSQMKLKYRGEPLLPWDFKLGGEAMDVSAFFSVGALASALLPLAIATALGVLMSLKLRAPNYRLLPRVLLGVVGCVLVLGLFGGTMKARTVFALEAINWDQKLNYEQNGMMVGLLLSAQWMDVQQPGGYTKGNVQSISIPPGQTGQQAGRSAQPVQAPNIIIVMSEAFWDPTRLEHVQFSRDPLPFFHELSRQATSGRLLVPVYGGGTVNTEFEVLTSLSTQLLPTGSIAYANYVRKPLDSLASILKGQGYDTAAVHTYHNWFYRRNEVYRLLGFNRFVSGEFFSNPELRSGYIADQELSKRIIDEVNRSEQPSFIYAVSMENHGPYRLGKNKENTVKVSGLGEESTAILETYTQALTDADESLKMLVEAFKDSSEPTMIVFFGDHLPMLGEDYSVYKEAGYFEDSVKYEDYLNMFNVPFVIWDNFTSGEQGSYNDTYISAFELGPLVLDRAGVQGNELTRYVDGMFRKGLTFLPRQDFYAQAGIDERLLDGYSLLHYDRLFGEGYSYSQRPAASEPYWLGSGPIEIDRVEPLNPDGGEADKTVLVQIKGKNFVSQGIVYANGEPVETTFVSGNEVQARLPRPQPDMPVQVVIQVNDSLNRVISSSDPYTFEALQ, from the coding sequence ATGATAAATAGGAAGAAGATGAATTCTCGCAGCATGATGGGGTATGTACTGCCGTTGCTAGGGCTGCCCTTCCTGACACTCGCGATGACGGAGATGACACAGCGCTCCAGTCTGAGCAGCTTCGCAGTCTGGCTCGGGCAATATCCGGCGCAATGGTTCTCCGGCTATCTGCTGCTGCTGGCGGTAATGCTAATTCTCCTGTTGGTAGTGAAGCGGATCTACTGGGCATTCATTCTCTTGAATACTGCCAGTATCGGGGTCGCCACAGTCAGTCAGATGAAGCTGAAGTATCGCGGCGAGCCGCTGCTTCCCTGGGATTTCAAGCTGGGAGGGGAGGCTATGGATGTTTCGGCATTTTTCTCCGTCGGAGCCCTGGCGAGTGCGCTGCTTCCACTTGCGATCGCTACGGCGCTCGGCGTGCTGATGTCTCTGAAGCTTCGGGCGCCGAATTATCGCCTCCTGCCGCGCGTGCTGCTGGGGGTCGTTGGCTGTGTGCTGGTGCTTGGACTGTTCGGAGGGACGATGAAGGCTCGAACGGTGTTCGCGCTGGAGGCGATTAACTGGGATCAAAAGCTGAACTATGAACAGAATGGAATGATGGTTGGCCTGCTGCTTAGCGCGCAATGGATGGATGTGCAGCAGCCAGGCGGGTATACCAAAGGAAATGTGCAAAGCATTTCGATTCCTCCCGGACAAACTGGACAGCAAGCCGGGAGGTCGGCGCAGCCCGTACAGGCGCCCAATATTATTATCGTCATGAGCGAGGCCTTCTGGGACCCTACCCGGTTGGAGCACGTTCAGTTCAGCAGGGACCCGTTGCCGTTCTTCCACGAGCTGTCCCGTCAGGCTACCTCGGGCAGACTGCTGGTACCGGTGTATGGCGGCGGCACGGTCAACACCGAGTTTGAAGTGCTGACAAGTCTCTCGACGCAACTGCTGCCTACAGGCTCCATCGCTTATGCCAACTATGTGAGAAAACCGTTGGATTCTCTCGCCTCGATCCTGAAGGGGCAAGGCTATGATACGGCGGCTGTGCATACGTATCATAACTGGTTCTATCGTCGGAATGAGGTCTATCGGCTGCTGGGCTTCAATCGGTTCGTCAGCGGGGAATTCTTCAGCAATCCAGAGCTGCGAAGCGGATATATCGCGGATCAGGAGCTGTCGAAGCGCATTATTGATGAGGTGAATCGATCAGAGCAGCCCTCCTTCATCTATGCGGTCTCTATGGAGAATCATGGCCCGTACAGACTGGGCAAGAACAAGGAAAATACCGTGAAGGTTAGCGGGCTCGGCGAGGAGTCAACCGCGATACTGGAGACGTACACGCAGGCGCTAACGGATGCGGATGAGTCGCTAAAAATGCTTGTTGAGGCCTTCAAGGACAGCAGCGAGCCTACGATGATTGTATTTTTCGGCGATCATCTGCCAATGCTGGGCGAGGACTACAGCGTCTATAAGGAAGCCGGGTACTTCGAGGATAGTGTGAAGTATGAAGATTACCTGAATATGTTCAATGTGCCGTTTGTCATCTGGGATAATTTTACCTCAGGGGAGCAGGGGAGCTATAATGACACCTATATTAGCGCCTTTGAGCTTGGCCCGCTGGTACTTGACCGTGCCGGAGTGCAAGGCAATGAATTGACCCGTTATGTAGACGGGATGTTCAGGAAGGGGCTGACCTTCCTCCCGCGGCAGGATTTCTATGCACAGGCGGGTATAGACGAGCGACTGCTGGATGGCTATTCCCTGCTGCATTACGACCGTCTGTTCGGCGAAGGCTACAGCTATTCACAGCGACCAGCTGCAAGCGAGCCCTACTGGCTGGGCAGCGGACCGATTGAAATTGATCGGGTCGAGCCGCTGAACCCGGATGGCGGAGAGGCGGATAAGACGGTGCTTGTCCAAATTAAAGGGAAGAACTTCGTCTCACAGGGGATCGTCTATGCGAATGGAGAGCCAGTGGAGACAACCTTCGTCAGCGGCAATGAAGTGCAGGCCAGGTTGCCAAGACCACAGCCAGACATGCCGGTGCAGGTTGTCATTCAAGTGAATGATTCGCTGAATCGAGTCATCTCATCCTCTGATCCGTATACATTTGAGGCTTTGCAATAA
- a CDS encoding ABC transporter transmembrane domain-containing protein, whose product MSLVRKIGGYLASFKGVSAVFVLCMLLEVAYATISPLSLKYLVDEAFTPRNMQAFIIIVALLLAGGTVSIAAGIGGDYALGRMSGELIRRLRLELFEHVQRQPLSFYEKFRTGDLVTRFGPDMNSIEQVVRFASPLLIRETLAVGLGLVLLLLLEWKLTLVMAAGSAVLMWLPRLLQRRAEADNEAYKEALERFTDTIDEMVKGHKTIKGLHQQAAFHQRAARQVRHLFATGFRLHRTSSLMERLPLSALLLLNGVMMGYGGYLIFQERLSVGDFIAFFTLFMTIGQSVSNLSYLVPGLVESGISFRRIGEVLAQEATSSAEKGKTELAEPVRELSMEQVSFGYKEGAYQLQEVNLRIAAGSYEAFVGPSGSGKSTALQLLASFYEPQQGTVAVNGHDLRAVSEDSLHRLLLIVTQETFLFHGSVRENLLLDRSAKLSVEEMVDVARQVGIHDAVLRWPQGYETEIHQGGGTMSGGERQRLALARALLRKPQVLLLDEVTSALDPATESAMNELLLRLKGQHTIISVTHRLASVVQADRIHVFDSGRIVESGTHQELLSQRGLYASLWEKQHGFQLSQDGLHAEVDADWLGQLPFFAGLEREELRSIAGLFNTESCREGERVVREGEEGDKFYIIVRGRFEIMKRLPGDLQQRVAVLDDGDYFGEIALLRGIPRTATVQAMGHGVLLSVRRADFLRLLQQQPQIGTRLEAALASRL is encoded by the coding sequence TTGAGTCTGGTTCGGAAGATTGGTGGTTATCTGGCTAGCTTCAAGGGAGTCAGCGCAGTATTCGTCCTCTGCATGCTGCTGGAGGTCGCGTATGCGACAATCTCGCCCCTTAGTTTGAAATACCTGGTGGATGAGGCGTTCACGCCGCGGAATATGCAAGCGTTCATCATCATTGTTGCCTTGTTGCTGGCAGGGGGAACGGTCAGCATCGCGGCAGGCATCGGCGGCGACTACGCGCTGGGAAGAATGAGCGGAGAGCTGATCCGGCGTTTGCGGCTGGAGCTGTTCGAGCATGTGCAGCGGCAGCCATTGTCCTTCTACGAAAAGTTTCGCACGGGCGACCTGGTGACCCGCTTCGGCCCGGACATGAATTCGATCGAGCAGGTGGTGCGCTTTGCCAGCCCGCTGCTTATTCGCGAAACGCTGGCCGTTGGGCTCGGACTGGTCTTGCTGCTGCTGCTGGAGTGGAAGCTGACACTGGTCATGGCGGCCGGTTCAGCCGTTCTGATGTGGCTGCCGCGGCTGCTGCAGCGTCGTGCCGAAGCAGACAATGAGGCTTACAAGGAGGCGCTGGAGCGCTTTACGGATACGATTGATGAGATGGTCAAGGGGCACAAGACGATCAAGGGCTTGCATCAGCAGGCAGCCTTTCACCAGCGGGCTGCACGCCAGGTTCGGCACCTGTTCGCTACGGGCTTTCGGCTGCATCGCACCTCCTCCTTGATGGAACGGCTGCCGCTCTCCGCATTGCTATTGCTTAATGGAGTCATGATGGGATATGGCGGCTATCTGATCTTCCAGGAACGACTGAGCGTAGGCGATTTTATTGCCTTTTTTACCTTGTTCATGACGATCGGCCAGTCTGTGTCCAATCTGAGCTATCTGGTTCCTGGCTTGGTCGAATCGGGCATCAGCTTTCGTCGGATCGGCGAGGTGCTGGCGCAAGAGGCGACTTCCTCTGCAGAGAAAGGCAAGACAGAGCTGGCAGAGCCAGTGAGGGAGCTGAGCATGGAGCAGGTTTCCTTCGGCTATAAGGAGGGCGCTTATCAGTTGCAGGAGGTGAACCTGCGGATTGCTGCCGGCAGCTACGAGGCCTTTGTCGGGCCGAGCGGCTCTGGCAAGAGTACAGCGCTGCAATTGCTCGCAAGCTTCTATGAGCCGCAGCAAGGAACAGTGGCTGTCAATGGCCATGATCTGCGTGCGGTAAGCGAGGATTCGCTGCACCGATTGCTACTTATCGTCACACAGGAGACCTTTCTGTTTCACGGCAGCGTGAGAGAGAATCTGCTCCTGGACCGTTCAGCCAAGCTATCGGTTGAGGAGATGGTGGACGTTGCGCGCCAGGTGGGGATTCATGATGCTGTGCTCCGATGGCCGCAGGGCTATGAGACCGAGATTCATCAAGGTGGGGGCACGATGTCGGGGGGCGAGCGGCAACGCCTCGCGCTGGCGAGGGCGCTGCTTCGCAAGCCGCAGGTGCTGCTGCTCGATGAGGTCACCTCAGCGCTCGATCCAGCAACCGAGTCCGCTATGAACGAGCTGCTGCTGCGGCTGAAGGGGCAGCATACGATCATTTCGGTTACCCACCGACTGGCCTCTGTGGTGCAAGCTGACCGCATTCATGTATTCGATTCGGGGCGGATCGTCGAGTCCGGCACCCATCAGGAGCTGCTGTCACAGCGCGGGCTATATGCCAGCTTATGGGAGAAGCAGCATGGCTTCCAACTGTCACAGGATGGCCTCCATGCCGAGGTGGACGCGGATTGGCTGGGACAGCTACCGTTCTTCGCCGGACTGGAACGGGAGGAGCTGCGCTCGATCGCCGGGCTGTTCAACACAGAGTCGTGCAGGGAAGGCGAGCGTGTTGTGCGTGAGGGTGAAGAGGGCGACAAGTTCTACATTATTGTACGCGGGCGCTTTGAGATTATGAAGCGGCTGCCTGGCGATCTTCAGCAGCGCGTGGCTGTATTGGATGACGGTGATTACTTCGGGGAGATTGCGCTGCTCAGGGGAATCCCCCGCACAGCTACAGTGCAGGCTATGGGACATGGAGTGCTGCTGTCTGTAAGGCGCGCGGATTTCCTCCGGCTGCTGCAGCAGCAACCCCAGATTGGCACGAGACTGGAGGCGGCGCTGGCCTCGCGGTTATAG